In Microbacterium foliorum, the following proteins share a genomic window:
- a CDS encoding agmatine deiminase family protein produces the protein MAWHMPAETAPHDRTWMAFPAEGPTLGETASERDEGYDTWTAVAHAVAEFEPVSMIVDPAEVARARRMLSSSIDIVEAPVDEFWMRDSGPTFVIDDERPGVLGAVDWIFNGWGAPAWAQWQKAAQHARIIAGAVGAELVSSTLVNEGGGIHVDGEGTVLLTDTVQLDPRRNPYADRARVEAEMARTLGATKAVWLPRGLTRDYDDFGTNGHVDIVATLVSPGRLLLHEQQNPEHPDHAVTRELREHLAQQTDAAGRRFEIVDLPAPTTLRDDEGFVDWSYVNHLVTNDGVVACGFGDEQADATARSILADVYPGRRVVTVDARPLFDRGGGIHCITQQQPSVGVPA, from the coding sequence ATGGCCTGGCACATGCCCGCCGAGACCGCACCGCACGACCGCACCTGGATGGCATTCCCCGCCGAGGGCCCGACGCTGGGCGAGACGGCGTCCGAGCGCGACGAGGGATACGACACCTGGACGGCCGTCGCCCACGCGGTCGCCGAGTTCGAGCCGGTGTCGATGATCGTCGACCCTGCCGAGGTCGCCCGCGCTCGGCGCATGCTCAGCAGCAGCATCGACATCGTCGAGGCTCCGGTCGACGAGTTCTGGATGCGCGACTCCGGCCCGACCTTCGTGATCGACGACGAGCGGCCCGGTGTGCTCGGCGCGGTCGACTGGATCTTCAACGGCTGGGGCGCGCCGGCCTGGGCGCAGTGGCAGAAGGCGGCGCAGCACGCGCGCATCATCGCCGGGGCCGTCGGCGCCGAGCTCGTGAGTTCGACCCTCGTCAACGAGGGCGGCGGAATCCACGTCGACGGCGAGGGCACCGTGCTGCTCACCGACACCGTGCAGCTCGACCCCCGCCGCAACCCCTACGCCGACAGGGCGCGCGTCGAGGCCGAGATGGCCCGCACGCTGGGCGCCACGAAGGCCGTGTGGCTGCCGCGGGGCCTCACTCGCGACTACGACGACTTCGGCACGAACGGGCACGTCGACATCGTCGCGACGCTCGTCTCTCCCGGGCGACTGCTGCTGCACGAGCAGCAGAACCCCGAGCACCCCGATCACGCCGTGACGCGCGAACTGCGAGAGCACCTCGCGCAGCAGACGGATGCGGCCGGTCGCCGTTTCGAGATCGTCGACCTGCCCGCGCCGACGACCCTGCGCGACGATGAGGGCTTCGTCGACTGGAGCTATGTCAACCACCTGGTCACGAACGACGGCGTGGTCGCGTGCGGCTTCGGCGACGAGCAGGCCGACGCCACGGCACGGTCGATCCTCGCCGATGTCTACCCGGGGCGGCGTGTGGTCACGGTCGATGCGCGCCCGCTGTTCGACCGCGGCGGCGGCATCCACTGCATCACCCAGCAGCAGCCGAGCGTAGGTGTGCCCGCATGA
- a CDS encoding amidase has protein sequence MIDVVEAPIAELRRALETGAMTAVELVDAYLARIDAYDGPETETALNAVVVRNPDAHSEAAASDARRARGETLGPLDGIPYTAKDSYLVRGLTAAAGSPAFADLVAQRDAFTIERLRSGGAICLGLTNMPPMANGGMQRGVYGRAESPYNADFLTAPFASGSSNGSGTATAASFGAFGLGEETWSSGRGPATNNALCAYTPSRGVISTRGNWPLVPTMDVVVPHARTMADLLEVLDVIVADDAETRGDFWRAQPWVTLPLSSEVRPESYDALGADAATALRGIRIGIPRMYINADPDAGTAADPGIGGPTGQRIETRASVIARWEAARRDLEAAGATVVEVDFPVVSNYEGDRPGAPTIATRGLVSPEYLRREIVDLSAWGWEDFLQANADPRLNTLAAVDGATISPHPEGALPDRYTGFDDDIAEYPDWVRDNPGVGFADMPELVDGLRGLEETRRVDLEEWMDEHELDAVVFPAVADVGPADMDVNEASADLGWRNGTWIANGNLTVRHLGIPTVTVPMGLMADIGMPIGLTFAGRAYDDATLLRLAAGFEAIGAPGERRTAPPRTPRL, from the coding sequence ATGATCGACGTGGTCGAGGCCCCCATCGCCGAACTGCGGCGAGCGCTCGAGACCGGAGCCATGACCGCCGTCGAGCTCGTCGACGCGTATCTCGCGCGCATCGACGCCTACGACGGCCCCGAGACCGAGACGGCGCTGAACGCCGTCGTCGTCCGCAACCCCGACGCCCACTCGGAAGCAGCGGCATCGGATGCGCGACGTGCACGCGGCGAGACGCTCGGACCCCTCGACGGCATCCCGTACACGGCGAAGGACAGCTACCTGGTGCGCGGACTCACCGCCGCCGCCGGCAGTCCCGCCTTCGCCGATCTCGTCGCCCAGCGCGATGCGTTCACGATCGAACGCCTGCGGTCGGGCGGCGCGATCTGCCTCGGGCTGACGAACATGCCTCCGATGGCCAACGGCGGCATGCAGCGAGGTGTCTACGGGCGCGCCGAGAGCCCCTACAACGCCGACTTCCTCACCGCGCCCTTCGCCTCGGGGTCGTCGAACGGATCCGGCACCGCGACGGCGGCGAGCTTCGGAGCCTTCGGTCTGGGCGAGGAGACCTGGTCGAGTGGACGCGGCCCCGCCACGAACAATGCCCTCTGCGCCTACACGCCGTCGCGCGGCGTGATCTCGACCCGCGGCAACTGGCCTCTGGTGCCGACCATGGACGTCGTCGTTCCGCACGCGCGCACCATGGCCGACCTGCTCGAGGTGCTCGACGTGATCGTCGCCGACGATGCCGAGACGCGTGGCGACTTCTGGCGCGCGCAGCCGTGGGTGACGCTGCCACTCTCTTCCGAGGTGCGCCCCGAGTCGTACGACGCCCTGGGCGCAGACGCGGCGACCGCTCTGCGGGGCATCCGCATCGGCATCCCTCGCATGTACATCAATGCGGACCCGGATGCCGGCACCGCCGCCGACCCGGGCATCGGTGGCCCCACGGGTCAGCGCATCGAGACCCGCGCCTCGGTGATCGCGCGCTGGGAGGCGGCTCGTCGCGACCTCGAGGCCGCGGGGGCGACCGTCGTCGAGGTCGACTTTCCCGTGGTGTCGAACTACGAGGGCGACAGACCGGGCGCACCCACCATCGCGACGCGCGGTCTCGTGTCGCCGGAGTATCTGCGCCGCGAGATCGTCGACCTGTCGGCGTGGGGGTGGGAGGACTTCCTGCAGGCGAACGCCGACCCGCGACTGAACACCCTCGCCGCCGTCGATGGGGCGACGATCTCCCCACACCCGGAGGGTGCACTCCCCGACCGCTACACGGGCTTCGACGACGACATCGCCGAATACCCCGACTGGGTGCGCGACAACCCGGGCGTCGGATTCGCGGACATGCCCGAGCTCGTCGACGGACTCCGTGGGCTCGAGGAGACTCGACGCGTCGACCTCGAGGAGTGGATGGACGAGCACGAGCTCGACGCGGTCGTGTTCCCGGCCGTCGCCGATGTGGGTCCGGCCGACATGGACGTGAACGAGGCCTCCGCCGACCTCGGCTGGCGCAACGGCACCTGGATCGCGAACGGCAATCTGACCGTGCGCCACCTCGGCATCCCGACCGTGACTGTGCCGATGGGGCTCATGGCCGACATCGGCATGCCGATCGGGCTGACTTTCGCGGGCCGCGCCTACGACGACGCGACGCTGCTGCGTCTCGCCGCCGGGTTCGAGGCGATCGGCGCACCGGGCGAGCGCCGCACTGCTCCCCCGCGCACGCCGAGGCTCTGA
- a CDS encoding pyridoxal phosphate-dependent decarboxylase family protein translates to MGAERMHAASAESTAIVDAVLDYSRRRMLAADVPLDKPQSPAELDRLVGTTITDAGLGSHRALSVFEHILAPACLTTSHPSYLSFIPTAPTIASIAFDLVVSASGLYGGSWLEGAGAVHAENEVLSFLASEFGLPDTAGGVFVQGGTIGNLSALVAAREAAKVKLLDAGKELPRRWKIVCSVEAHSSNKSAAKVMDADVLLVPAGDDGMLRADAVRAALAEHGDEICAVVATGGSTNFGIVDDIAGIAALKDEFDFWLHIDGAYGLTAMLAPEARGIFAGVERADSVIVDPHKWLFAPFDCCALIYRDPDAGRRAHTQHAEYLDTLTDAGDFSPSDYSIQLTRRPRGLPLWFSLATYGVTAYREAVSATLALTQRIAAEIAARPELRLVRDPQLSVVVFEREGWERGDYDRWSDELLDSQRAFVVPSSHAGRPNTRFAILNPLTTFDDLVGILDTMK, encoded by the coding sequence ATGGGAGCAGAACGCATGCACGCGGCCTCGGCCGAATCGACGGCGATCGTCGACGCGGTGCTCGACTACTCGCGCCGTCGGATGCTGGCGGCCGATGTGCCGCTCGACAAGCCCCAGTCGCCGGCCGAGCTCGATCGTCTGGTCGGAACCACGATCACCGACGCCGGTCTCGGTTCGCATCGCGCGCTCAGTGTGTTCGAGCACATCCTCGCCCCGGCCTGCCTGACGACGAGCCACCCGTCGTATCTGTCGTTCATCCCGACCGCCCCGACGATCGCCTCGATCGCGTTCGACCTCGTGGTCTCGGCATCCGGCCTCTACGGAGGCAGCTGGCTCGAGGGCGCGGGCGCCGTGCACGCCGAGAACGAGGTGCTGTCCTTCTTGGCCTCGGAGTTCGGTCTCCCCGACACCGCCGGTGGAGTGTTCGTGCAGGGCGGCACGATCGGCAACCTGTCGGCGCTCGTCGCCGCTCGCGAGGCGGCGAAGGTGAAGCTGCTCGACGCGGGCAAGGAGCTCCCACGTCGGTGGAAGATCGTGTGCAGCGTCGAGGCGCACTCGTCGAACAAGTCGGCGGCGAAGGTCATGGATGCCGACGTGCTGCTGGTGCCCGCGGGTGACGACGGCATGCTGCGGGCGGATGCCGTGCGTGCGGCGCTCGCGGAGCACGGCGACGAGATCTGCGCGGTGGTCGCCACCGGCGGCTCGACCAACTTCGGCATCGTCGACGACATCGCCGGCATCGCCGCGCTGAAAGACGAGTTCGACTTCTGGCTGCACATCGACGGCGCCTACGGGCTCACCGCGATGCTCGCCCCTGAGGCCCGCGGCATCTTCGCGGGGGTCGAGCGCGCCGACTCGGTGATCGTCGATCCGCACAAGTGGCTGTTCGCCCCCTTCGACTGCTGCGCGCTCATCTACCGCGACCCCGATGCGGGGCGCCGAGCGCACACGCAGCACGCCGAATACCTCGACACCCTCACCGACGCCGGTGACTTCAGCCCGTCGGACTATTCGATCCAGCTCACTCGACGCCCACGGGGGCTGCCGCTGTGGTTCTCGCTCGCGACCTACGGCGTGACCGCCTATCGCGAGGCCGTGAGTGCGACGCTCGCTCTGACCCAGAGGATCGCCGCCGAGATCGCCGCCCGTCCCGAGCTCAGACTCGTGCGCGACCCGCAGCTCTCGGTCGTCGTGTTCGAACGCGAGGGGTGGGAGCGCGGCGACTACGACCGCTGGTCGGACGAGCTGCTCGACTCGCAGCGCGCGTTCGTGGTGCCGAGCTCGCACGCGGGGCGCCCGAACACCCGCTTCGCGATCCTCAACCCGCTCACGACGTTCGACGACCTGGTCGGCATCCTCGACACGATGAAGTAG
- a CDS encoding TetR/AcrR family transcriptional regulator yields the protein MKTTSRAAAPRRLPPEERERSIVDGAVALAAESGLEALTVRAVAARVGVTPALVAHYRPVMESFVAEVFTAIVAAERDEVIASYDSSVDLRTNLLRLIETLLDDSRDDVAMVWVQSWALGARNEALGIRVRTEMDLWHSALEDLIARAVAEDATLQVDPDSSAWMLLAMVDGMSAHSLVHWAPRDRADLARRTLSAVLDVPIAEPAQPVETLR from the coding sequence ATGAAGACCACGTCAAGAGCCGCCGCGCCTCGCCGGCTGCCGCCCGAAGAGCGCGAACGCTCGATCGTCGACGGCGCCGTCGCGCTCGCCGCGGAGAGCGGCCTCGAAGCCCTCACCGTGCGTGCCGTCGCGGCCAGGGTCGGCGTCACGCCGGCTCTCGTCGCGCACTATCGGCCGGTGATGGAGTCGTTCGTCGCCGAGGTCTTCACCGCGATCGTCGCGGCCGAGCGAGACGAGGTCATCGCCTCGTACGACTCGAGCGTCGATCTGCGCACCAACCTGCTGCGGCTCATCGAGACGCTGCTCGACGACTCGCGCGACGACGTCGCGATGGTATGGGTGCAGTCGTGGGCGCTCGGAGCCCGCAATGAGGCGCTCGGCATCAGGGTGCGCACCGAGATGGATCTCTGGCACAGTGCCCTCGAAGACCTCATCGCCCGCGCGGTCGCTGAAGATGCGACGCTGCAGGTCGACCCGGACTCGTCGGCATGGATGCTGCTCGCCATGGTCGACGGCATGAGCGCCCACTCGCTCGTGCACTGGGCGCCGCGCGATCGAGCCGATCTCGCTCGCCGAACCCTCTCCGCAGTACTCGACGTTCCGATCGCCGAGCCCGCACAGCCCGTAGAAACCCTCAGGTAA
- a CDS encoding alpha/beta hydrolase produces MTTSAHEDESVRPKRARRPWHRTKVAVGLVLLVAAVVAIIGALTPWPSAMLIRSVFTKGGDETAAEMEKHVTEAKLTEQLDVAYADSGADTTMDVFTPASATGPLPTVVWIHGGAWISGSKENVDPYMRILAAEGYTTIALNYTIGPEGVYPLAVHQLNDALSYIDAHADELNVDPNQIVLAGDSAGGQLASQMATLMTSPDYAEIMDITPALKAEQVVATVLNCGVYDLAALASLDGVVGWGLKTSMWAYAGTKTWAEGSTGSTMSTIDWVTEDFPTTYISGGNGDGLTWLQSIPMAKRLDELGVDVTTLFWPASHEPALPHEYQFHLDMPDAQTALQQTIDFLNANTTR; encoded by the coding sequence ATGACCACGAGCGCGCACGAAGACGAGTCCGTCCGCCCGAAGAGGGCTCGACGGCCGTGGCACCGCACGAAGGTGGCGGTGGGGCTGGTGCTCCTCGTCGCCGCCGTGGTGGCGATCATCGGCGCGCTCACCCCGTGGCCTTCGGCCATGCTCATCCGCTCGGTGTTCACCAAGGGTGGCGACGAGACCGCCGCCGAGATGGAGAAGCACGTCACCGAGGCGAAGCTCACCGAGCAGCTCGACGTCGCCTACGCCGACAGCGGCGCCGACACCACGATGGACGTCTTCACGCCGGCATCCGCCACCGGGCCGCTGCCGACGGTCGTCTGGATCCACGGCGGCGCCTGGATCTCGGGGTCGAAGGAGAACGTCGACCCCTATATGCGCATCCTCGCGGCCGAGGGCTACACCACCATCGCGCTGAACTACACGATCGGGCCCGAGGGCGTGTATCCGCTCGCGGTGCACCAGCTCAACGACGCGCTCTCCTACATCGACGCGCACGCCGATGAGCTGAACGTGGATCCGAACCAGATCGTGCTCGCCGGCGACTCCGCCGGCGGACAGCTGGCCAGTCAGATGGCGACGCTGATGACGAGCCCCGACTACGCCGAGATCATGGACATCACCCCGGCGCTGAAGGCCGAGCAGGTGGTGGCGACCGTGCTGAACTGCGGCGTGTACGACCTCGCGGCGCTCGCGTCACTCGACGGCGTCGTCGGCTGGGGTCTCAAGACGTCGATGTGGGCGTATGCGGGAACCAAGACCTGGGCGGAGGGCTCGACCGGCTCGACGATGTCGACGATCGACTGGGTGACCGAGGACTTCCCGACGACCTACATCTCGGGTGGGAACGGCGATGGGCTGACCTGGCTGCAGTCGATCCCGATGGCCAAGCGCCTCGACGAGCTGGGAGTCGACGTCACGACCCTGTTCTGGCCGGCTTCGCACGAGCCGGCCCTTCCGCATGAGTATCAGTTCCACCTCGACATGCCCGACGCCCAGACGGCGCTGCAGCAGACGATCGACTTCCTGAACGCGAACACCACGCGCTGA